Proteins encoded within one genomic window of Paroedura picta isolate Pp20150507F chromosome 17, Ppicta_v3.0, whole genome shotgun sequence:
- the SREBF1 gene encoding sterol regulatory element-binding protein 1 isoform X1 translates to MNGHPFEEDPVLDGLDPSLTLHESSEIDTALLSDIDDMLQLIDTEDGHFPGLFDAPFGGNSSPDANPHGSSLFDGYLGTGNPSTSALFQLPAPSQASFQALPPSSPNGNATPMDVKEESVATAPHQRQAQMPAARRMAPSFAPAPQVQFSPQPLMGFPSQNGIPAPPPGGPPAPLPSPPVTSQQPPPAALQAPVQSIMPQQFLAPSAPQVIQPQIQQVPVLLQPHFIKADSLLLTAVKADVSGGKTSGITTLATTTAVQSTPLQMPTLVSGGTILATVPLMVDTDKLPINRLTAGKPLMSQNKGEKRTAHNAIEKRYRSSINDKITELKDLVMGTDAKLNKSAVLRKAIDHIRFLKQANQKLKAENMALKMAAQKNKSLKDLVAICGGKVEDPAEGVKMVDAMTPPPSDAGSPSYSSPLSLSGTSGSDSEPDSPFCEEAKVKLEAQTLSPGSLGMLDRSRMALCTFVFLCLSFNPLSSILGGSSSASPSEIVSPSGPGRSMKSESEPRDAPVAWSQWLLPTLVFWLVNIMVVLGAFVRLFIYGEPVTRPHSESSVLFWRHRKQADLDLARGDFAQASQNLWTALKALGRPLPTSNLDLTCSLLWNLIRHVLQRLWVGRWLAGRAGGFFRDRELKADVRKSACEAALVYHRLHQLHMTGKHVAGHLSAINMALSAVNLAECAGGAMSVATLAEVYVAAALRVKTSLHRCCHFLARFFLSSARQVLLSHSGTVPPALQWLCHPVGHRFFVDGDWAVKSSPRESIYSSTSNPVDPLAQVTQLFREHLLEKALSCVSKLEGQPPVSHGEGEFSNALEYLNFLNSCADAVPGPAPSISTNMDATTGSDPVANWWSSVVTMVIHGLQGDDEAMDRLYPLVESMPKALQVSENPLPRAALFTFKAARGLLGKLDCSLGQCDKASDYLRDSLGGNTATSTIDRAMQFLLCDLLLIIRTRLWQQQMQATQPHGTPYQASTLELRGFQGDLSSLRRLAQADRPAMHRVFLHEATARLMARASPTRTHQLLDRSLRRRGASSNKGASEQETHPTAREQAEALLLACSYLPPVFLLGPGQRMGMLAEAARSLEKLGDKRTLHECQQMIMKLGSGSTVTTS, encoded by the exons ACATGCTCCAATTGATCGACACGGAAGACGGCCATTTCCCCGGTCTGTTCGATGCGCCGTTCGGCGGGAACTCCTCTCCGGATGCCAACCCTCACGGGTCCAGTTTGTTCGATGGCTACCTGGGGACCGGCAACCCGTCCACCTCCGCCCTTTTCCAGCTCCCAGCTCCGTCCCAAGCGAGCTTCCAGGCCCTGCCGCCAAGCAGCCCCAATGGGAACGCGACCCCCATGGACGTCAAGGAAGAGAGCGTGGCCACAGCCCCCCATCAGCGGCAGGCCCAAATGCCAGCGGCCAGGAGGATGGCTCCCAGTTTTGCTCCGGCGCCCCAAGTCCAGTTCTCACCGCAGCCGCTGATGGGCTTCCCAAGCCAGAACGGTATCCCTG CTCCTCCGCCAGGAGGGCCTCCTGCGCCCCTGCCGAGCCCCCCAGTCACCTCCCAGCAGCCCCCTCCAGCGGCGCTGCAGGCTCCGGTCCAGAGCATCATGCCTCAGCAGTTCCTAGCCCCCAGTGCCCCTCAGGTCATCCAGCCTCAGATCCAGCAAGTGCCG GTTCTGCTACAGCCCCACTTCATCAAAGCCGACTCGCTGCTTCTGACGGCGGTCAAGGCGGACGTCTCCGGGGGAAAGACGTCAGGCATCACAACTCTAGCCACCACGACAGCCGTGCAGTCCACACCACTGCAGATGCCG ACACTCGTGAGTGGGGGTACCATCCTGGCCACCGTGCCATTGATGGTGGACACGGACAAGCTGCCCATTAACCGCCTGACCGCCGGGAAGCCTCTGATGAGCCAGAACAAAGGCGAGAAACGCACGGCGCACAATGCTATTGAAAAACGCTATCGCTCGTCCATCAACGACAAAATCACAGAGCTGAAGGACCTGGTGATGGGCACAGACGCCAAG CTGAACAAGTCGGCCGTCTTGCGGAAGGCGATTGACCACATCCGGTTCCTGAAGCAGGCCAACCAGAAGCTGAAAGCGGAGAACATggccctcaaaatggctgcccagaagAACA AGTCCCTGAAGGACCTGGTCGCCATATGTGGTGGGAAAGTGGAAGACCCCGCAGAAGGGGTGAAGATGGTGGATGCCATGACACCGCCCCCATCGGACGCCGGCTCCCCCTCGTACAGCAGCCCCCTTTCACTCAGCGGGACCAGTGGAAGCGACTCGGAGCCCGACAGCCCATTCTGTGAAGAGGCTAAG GTGAAGCTAGAGGCTCAGACGCTCTCCCCAGGCAGTCTGGGGATGCTGGACAGGTCTCGCATGGCCCTGTGTACCTTTGTCTTCCTCTGTCTCTCATTCAACCCTCTGTCTTCCATCTTGGGAGGGTCAAGCTCGGCCAGCCCCTCGGAGATTGTGAGTCCAAGTGGTCCCGGGCGCAGCATGAAGTCCGAGAGCGAACCTAGAG ATGCTCCTGTTGCCTGGTCCCAGTGGCTTCTCCCCACCTTAGTCTTCTGGCTGGTCAACATCATGGTGGTTCTGGGCGCCTTCGTCCGGCTCTTCATTTACGGCGAGCCCGTCACGAGGCCACATTCGGAGTCCTCTGTCCTTTTCTGGAGGCATCGCAAGCAGGCGGACCTGGATCTCGCCCGG GGGGATTTTGCCCAGGCCTCCCAGAACTTATGGACAGCGCTGAAAGCCCTGGGCCGCCCGCTCCCCACCTCCAACTTAGACCTGACCTGCAGCCTCTTGTGGAACCTGATCCGGCACGTGCTTCAGCGGCTCTGGGTGGGACGCTGGCTGGCTGGGCGAGCCGGAGGCTTCTTCCGAGACCGCGAGCTCAAGGCCGATGTGCGCAAGAGCGCATGTGAAGCGGCGCTGGTTTATCACCGGTTGCATCAGCTGCATATGACAG GGAAGCACGTGGCCGGTCACCTGTCTGCAATCAACATGGCCCTGAGTGCGGTGAACCTGGCCGAGTGTGCGGGGGGTGCCATGTCCGTAGCCACGCTGGCCGAGGTCTACGTGGCGGCCGCGCTGCGGGTGAAGACCAGTCTCCATCGCTGCTGCCACTTCCTGGCG CGTTTCTTCCTCAGCAGTGCCCGGCAGGTGTTGCTGTCCCACAGTGGGACCGTGCCCCCCGCCCTCCAGTGGCTGTGCCACCCTGTGGGTCACCGTTTCTTCGTGGACGGGGACTGGGCCGTGAAGAGCTCCCCGCGGGAGAGCATCTACAGCTCCACCAGCAACCCTG TTGACCCCCTCGCTCAGGTGACCCAGCTTTTCCGGGAGCATCTACTGGAGAAAGCCCTGTCTTGTGTGTCCAAGTTGGAGGGACAGCCACCTGTCAGTCATGGCGAGGG GGAATTTTCCAATGCCCTTGAGTACCTGAACTTCCTCAACAGCTGTGCAGATGCCGTTCCGGGCCCAGCTCCCTCAATCAGCACCAATATGGATGCCACCACAG GTTCTGACCCCGTGGCTAACTGGTGGTCTTCCGTGGTTACCATGGTGATCCACGGCTTGCAAGGAGACGACGAGGCCATGGACCGCCTGTACCCGCTTGTGGAATCCATGCCCAAAGCCCTGCAGGTGTCGGA GAACCCTCTTCCTCGTGCAGCGCTATTCACCTTCAAGGCTGCCCGGGGCTTGCTGGGCAAACTGGACTGCAGCCTGGGCCAGTGTGACAAAGCCAGTGACTACCTGCGGGACAGCTTGGGGGGGAACACGGCTACGAGCACCATTGACAGA GCCATGCAGTTCCTCCTGTGCgacctcctcctcatcatccgCACGAGGCTCTGGCAGCAGCAGATGCAGGCGACTCAGCCCCACGGGACCCCTTACCAAGCTTCCACCCTCGAACTACGCGGCTTCCAGGGGGACCTCAGTAGCCTCCGGCGCTTAGCCCAGGCTGACCGACCGGCTATGCACAGG GTTTTCCTGCATGAAGCCACGGCCCGGCTGATGGCCCGCGCCAGCCCCACACGGACCCACCAGCTGCTGGACCGGAGTCTGCGCCGAAGGGGGGCCTCGAGCAACAAGGGAG
- the SREBF1 gene encoding sterol regulatory element-binding protein 1 isoform X2, translating to MNGHPFEEDPVLDGLDPSLTLHESSEIDTALLSDIDDMLQLIDTEDGHFPGLFDAPFGGNSSPDANPHGSSLFDGYLGTGNPSTSALFQLPAPSQASFQALPPSSPNGNATPMDVKEESVATAPHQRQAQMPAARRMAPSFAPAPQVQFSPQPLMGFPSQNAPPPGGPPAPLPSPPVTSQQPPPAALQAPVQSIMPQQFLAPSAPQVIQPQIQQVPVLLQPHFIKADSLLLTAVKADVSGGKTSGITTLATTTAVQSTPLQMPTLVSGGTILATVPLMVDTDKLPINRLTAGKPLMSQNKGEKRTAHNAIEKRYRSSINDKITELKDLVMGTDAKLNKSAVLRKAIDHIRFLKQANQKLKAENMALKMAAQKNKSLKDLVAICGGKVEDPAEGVKMVDAMTPPPSDAGSPSYSSPLSLSGTSGSDSEPDSPFCEEAKVKLEAQTLSPGSLGMLDRSRMALCTFVFLCLSFNPLSSILGGSSSASPSEIVSPSGPGRSMKSESEPRDAPVAWSQWLLPTLVFWLVNIMVVLGAFVRLFIYGEPVTRPHSESSVLFWRHRKQADLDLARGDFAQASQNLWTALKALGRPLPTSNLDLTCSLLWNLIRHVLQRLWVGRWLAGRAGGFFRDRELKADVRKSACEAALVYHRLHQLHMTGKHVAGHLSAINMALSAVNLAECAGGAMSVATLAEVYVAAALRVKTSLHRCCHFLARFFLSSARQVLLSHSGTVPPALQWLCHPVGHRFFVDGDWAVKSSPRESIYSSTSNPVDPLAQVTQLFREHLLEKALSCVSKLEGQPPVSHGEGEFSNALEYLNFLNSCADAVPGPAPSISTNMDATTGSDPVANWWSSVVTMVIHGLQGDDEAMDRLYPLVESMPKALQVSENPLPRAALFTFKAARGLLGKLDCSLGQCDKASDYLRDSLGGNTATSTIDRAMQFLLCDLLLIIRTRLWQQQMQATQPHGTPYQASTLELRGFQGDLSSLRRLAQADRPAMHRVFLHEATARLMARASPTRTHQLLDRSLRRRGASSNKGASEQETHPTAREQAEALLLACSYLPPVFLLGPGQRMGMLAEAARSLEKLGDKRTLHECQQMIMKLGSGSTVTTS from the exons ACATGCTCCAATTGATCGACACGGAAGACGGCCATTTCCCCGGTCTGTTCGATGCGCCGTTCGGCGGGAACTCCTCTCCGGATGCCAACCCTCACGGGTCCAGTTTGTTCGATGGCTACCTGGGGACCGGCAACCCGTCCACCTCCGCCCTTTTCCAGCTCCCAGCTCCGTCCCAAGCGAGCTTCCAGGCCCTGCCGCCAAGCAGCCCCAATGGGAACGCGACCCCCATGGACGTCAAGGAAGAGAGCGTGGCCACAGCCCCCCATCAGCGGCAGGCCCAAATGCCAGCGGCCAGGAGGATGGCTCCCAGTTTTGCTCCGGCGCCCCAAGTCCAGTTCTCACCGCAGCCGCTGATGGGCTTCCCAAGCCAGAACG CTCCTCCGCCAGGAGGGCCTCCTGCGCCCCTGCCGAGCCCCCCAGTCACCTCCCAGCAGCCCCCTCCAGCGGCGCTGCAGGCTCCGGTCCAGAGCATCATGCCTCAGCAGTTCCTAGCCCCCAGTGCCCCTCAGGTCATCCAGCCTCAGATCCAGCAAGTGCCG GTTCTGCTACAGCCCCACTTCATCAAAGCCGACTCGCTGCTTCTGACGGCGGTCAAGGCGGACGTCTCCGGGGGAAAGACGTCAGGCATCACAACTCTAGCCACCACGACAGCCGTGCAGTCCACACCACTGCAGATGCCG ACACTCGTGAGTGGGGGTACCATCCTGGCCACCGTGCCATTGATGGTGGACACGGACAAGCTGCCCATTAACCGCCTGACCGCCGGGAAGCCTCTGATGAGCCAGAACAAAGGCGAGAAACGCACGGCGCACAATGCTATTGAAAAACGCTATCGCTCGTCCATCAACGACAAAATCACAGAGCTGAAGGACCTGGTGATGGGCACAGACGCCAAG CTGAACAAGTCGGCCGTCTTGCGGAAGGCGATTGACCACATCCGGTTCCTGAAGCAGGCCAACCAGAAGCTGAAAGCGGAGAACATggccctcaaaatggctgcccagaagAACA AGTCCCTGAAGGACCTGGTCGCCATATGTGGTGGGAAAGTGGAAGACCCCGCAGAAGGGGTGAAGATGGTGGATGCCATGACACCGCCCCCATCGGACGCCGGCTCCCCCTCGTACAGCAGCCCCCTTTCACTCAGCGGGACCAGTGGAAGCGACTCGGAGCCCGACAGCCCATTCTGTGAAGAGGCTAAG GTGAAGCTAGAGGCTCAGACGCTCTCCCCAGGCAGTCTGGGGATGCTGGACAGGTCTCGCATGGCCCTGTGTACCTTTGTCTTCCTCTGTCTCTCATTCAACCCTCTGTCTTCCATCTTGGGAGGGTCAAGCTCGGCCAGCCCCTCGGAGATTGTGAGTCCAAGTGGTCCCGGGCGCAGCATGAAGTCCGAGAGCGAACCTAGAG ATGCTCCTGTTGCCTGGTCCCAGTGGCTTCTCCCCACCTTAGTCTTCTGGCTGGTCAACATCATGGTGGTTCTGGGCGCCTTCGTCCGGCTCTTCATTTACGGCGAGCCCGTCACGAGGCCACATTCGGAGTCCTCTGTCCTTTTCTGGAGGCATCGCAAGCAGGCGGACCTGGATCTCGCCCGG GGGGATTTTGCCCAGGCCTCCCAGAACTTATGGACAGCGCTGAAAGCCCTGGGCCGCCCGCTCCCCACCTCCAACTTAGACCTGACCTGCAGCCTCTTGTGGAACCTGATCCGGCACGTGCTTCAGCGGCTCTGGGTGGGACGCTGGCTGGCTGGGCGAGCCGGAGGCTTCTTCCGAGACCGCGAGCTCAAGGCCGATGTGCGCAAGAGCGCATGTGAAGCGGCGCTGGTTTATCACCGGTTGCATCAGCTGCATATGACAG GGAAGCACGTGGCCGGTCACCTGTCTGCAATCAACATGGCCCTGAGTGCGGTGAACCTGGCCGAGTGTGCGGGGGGTGCCATGTCCGTAGCCACGCTGGCCGAGGTCTACGTGGCGGCCGCGCTGCGGGTGAAGACCAGTCTCCATCGCTGCTGCCACTTCCTGGCG CGTTTCTTCCTCAGCAGTGCCCGGCAGGTGTTGCTGTCCCACAGTGGGACCGTGCCCCCCGCCCTCCAGTGGCTGTGCCACCCTGTGGGTCACCGTTTCTTCGTGGACGGGGACTGGGCCGTGAAGAGCTCCCCGCGGGAGAGCATCTACAGCTCCACCAGCAACCCTG TTGACCCCCTCGCTCAGGTGACCCAGCTTTTCCGGGAGCATCTACTGGAGAAAGCCCTGTCTTGTGTGTCCAAGTTGGAGGGACAGCCACCTGTCAGTCATGGCGAGGG GGAATTTTCCAATGCCCTTGAGTACCTGAACTTCCTCAACAGCTGTGCAGATGCCGTTCCGGGCCCAGCTCCCTCAATCAGCACCAATATGGATGCCACCACAG GTTCTGACCCCGTGGCTAACTGGTGGTCTTCCGTGGTTACCATGGTGATCCACGGCTTGCAAGGAGACGACGAGGCCATGGACCGCCTGTACCCGCTTGTGGAATCCATGCCCAAAGCCCTGCAGGTGTCGGA GAACCCTCTTCCTCGTGCAGCGCTATTCACCTTCAAGGCTGCCCGGGGCTTGCTGGGCAAACTGGACTGCAGCCTGGGCCAGTGTGACAAAGCCAGTGACTACCTGCGGGACAGCTTGGGGGGGAACACGGCTACGAGCACCATTGACAGA GCCATGCAGTTCCTCCTGTGCgacctcctcctcatcatccgCACGAGGCTCTGGCAGCAGCAGATGCAGGCGACTCAGCCCCACGGGACCCCTTACCAAGCTTCCACCCTCGAACTACGCGGCTTCCAGGGGGACCTCAGTAGCCTCCGGCGCTTAGCCCAGGCTGACCGACCGGCTATGCACAGG GTTTTCCTGCATGAAGCCACGGCCCGGCTGATGGCCCGCGCCAGCCCCACACGGACCCACCAGCTGCTGGACCGGAGTCTGCGCCGAAGGGGGGCCTCGAGCAACAAGGGAG